Proteins from a single region of Sesamum indicum cultivar Zhongzhi No. 13 linkage group LG5, S_indicum_v1.0, whole genome shotgun sequence:
- the LOC105162024 gene encoding pollen allergen Che a 1-like, giving the protein MATLPQFAIILAGALCFLSLADVANSQGPEFIVKGMVYCDVCRVNFFNKFSEPMSGAQVKLECKDKESGKVTYRMTGGETDDNGIYTLPAEGDHLGEVCEVTLVKSSRAECSEIPIDRSGKSPTSEVTLVATSSFMDNIRLANPLVFTRKEALRKCIEFLKDVQMTLARL; this is encoded by the exons atggcTACACTCCCACAATTCGCAATCATCTTAGCCGGAGCTCTCTGCTTCCTGTCTCTAGCTGATGTCGCCAACTCCCAGGGCCCTGAATTCATCGTCAAGGGAATGGTGTACTGCGACGTCTGCCGTGtcaatttcttcaataaattcagCGAGCCTATGTCAG GAGCACAAGTGAAGTTGGAATGCAAAGACAAGGAAAGCGGCAAGGTGACATACCGCATGACGGGTGGTGAAACCGACGACAATGGGATCTACACGTTGCCGGCGGAAGGTGATCATCTTGGGGAAGTCTGTGAAGTGACACTGGTGAAGAGCAGCAGGGCGGAATGCAGCGAGATCCCAATTGATCGATCCGGAAAGAGTCCAACATCTGAAGTAACCCTCGTCGCCACTAGTAGCTTCATGGATAATATCCGTCTCGCAAACCCACTCGTCTTCACCAGGAAGGAAGCCCTGCGCAAGTGCATTGAATTCTTAAAGGATGTCCAAATGACCTTGGCACGATTATGA
- the LOC105162162 gene encoding nudix hydrolase 8: protein MATSEMVMRQLPVSFRQSSWNTGTAAARFCTSNLSLQQPFTKMPSFNGTSHPARFLGDRRKGVQVWSQDMVTPSMAPVELLKAWNDEYNGVIIEPTSLPSTANAFASALRASLSSWRSQGKKGIWLKLLEEQAELVPIAIQEGFAYHHAEPGYLMLTYWIPGDPCLLPSGPFHQIGVAGFVINDNKEILVVKENCSCSCYGVWKLPTGYIERSEELFSGAVREVKEETGIDTTFVELVAFRHVHQVAFEKSDLLFVCMLKPLSFEIKIDVKEIQDAKWITVDELKSQEFYEEDQMWKSVVAICMAAYENTYDGFIANQVVSKFDGKLSHLYYKDMNSI from the exons ATGGCAACATCAGAAATGGTAATGCGCCAACTTCCAGTTTCCTTTCGTCAGAGTTCTTGGAATACTGGCACCGCAGCTGCTAGATTTTGCACAA GTAATTTGTCCTTGCAGCAGCCTTTCACCAAAATGCCTAGCTTCAACGGCACGTCTCATCCAGCACGATTCTTGGGCGACCGTAGGAAAGGAGTTCAAGTCTGGTCCCAAGACATGGTAACGCCGAGTATGGCGCCAGTGGAGTTGCTGAAGGCGTGGAACGATGAGTACAATGGCGTCATTATTGAACCAACAAGCTTACCCTCTACTGCCAACGCTTTTGCATCGGCCCTCCGAGCTTCTTTATCCTCCTGGAGATCACAG GGGAAGAAGGGGATATGGCTGAAGCTACTTGAAGAGCAAGCAGAGCTTGTTCCTATAGCCATTCAG GAGGGTTTTGCTTACCACCACGCTGAACCTGGATATCTTATGCTCACTTACTGGATCCCTGGTGACCCGTGTTTACTGCCCTCCGGCCCTTTTCATCAGATAGGCGTTGCTGGATTTGTTATCAATGACAACAAAGAG ATACTTGtggtaaaagaaaattgctCTTGTAGTTGCTACGGTGTGTGGAAATTGCCAACTGGTTATATCGAGAGG TCTGAAGAATTGTTCTCGGGAGCTGTAAGAGAAGTCAAGGAAGAAACTGGT ATCGACACAACATTCGTCGAGCTAGTAGCTTTCAG GCATGTCCACCAAGTGGCATTTGAGAAATCGGACCTGCTTTTCGTGTGCATGCTTAAGCCATTATCCTTCGAGATCAAGATTGATGTAAAGGAAATTCAGGATGCAAag TGGATAACTGTGGATGAACTCAAAAGCCAAGAGTTCTATGAAGAAGATCAGATGTGGAAAAGCGTCGTTGCGATTTGTATGGCAGCGTATGAAAATACATACGACGGATTCATCGCAAATCAAGTGGTGTCCAAGTTTGATGGGAAGCTATCCCACTTGTATTACAAGGATATGAACAGTATTTAG
- the LOC105162025 gene encoding ATP-dependent 6-phosphofructokinase 6, translated as MGQESDSAPKIVTGEFGYTLEDVPHLSDYISHLPTYPNPLQDNPAYSAVRQYFVDLDDTVAQKIVVHKDMPRGTHFRRAGPRQRVYFESDDVHACIVTCGGLCPGLNTVIREIVCGLHHMYGVKRVLGINGGYRGFYSKNTIPLTPNTVNDIHKRGGTVLGTSRGGHDTKKIVDSIQDRGINQVYIIGGDGTQKGAAVIFEEIRRRGLKVAVAGIPKTIDNDIPVIDKSFGFDSAVEEAERAITAAHVEATSIENGIGLVKLMGRYSGFIAMYATLASRDVDCCLIPESPFYLEGPGGLFEYIEKRLKENGHMVIVIAEGAGQELLSDSLRSTNQQDASGNKLLQDVGLWISQRIKDHFSKQRKMTINLKYIDPTYMIRAIPSNASDNVYCTLLAQSAVHGAMAGYTGFTVGPVNGRHAYIPFYRINESRNKVVITDRMWARLLSSTNQPSFLSAKDVAEASKREKTPYVLLDNGFVDGKYMNEDVAC; from the exons ATGGGACAGGAGAGCGATTCCGCGCCTAAAATCGTGACCGGGGAATTTGGGTACACTCTGGAAGACGTCCCCCACTTGTCCGATTACATTTCTCATCTCCCG ACTTATCCCAATCCCTTACAAGACAATCCTGCGTACTCAGCTGTTAG GCAGTATTTTGTGGACTTGGACGACACTGTTGCACAAAAG ATAGTCGTTCACAAAGATATGCCAAGAGGGACTCATTTTCGACGTGCTGGGCCTCGCCAAAGA GTTTATTTCGAGTCCGATGATGTCCATGCATGTATAGTCACATGCGGAGGGTTGTGCCCCGGTCTCAACACAGTTATCAGGGAAATTGTATGCGGTTTGCATCACATGTATGGCGTGAAGCGTGTTCTGGGAATAAAT GGAGGATATCGAGGTTTTTACTCTAAGAACACCATACCTCTAACACCCAACACTGTGAACGACATTCACAAACGAGGGGGGACGGTCCTTGGGACGTCTCGAGGTGGCCATGATACTAAAAAGATCGTTGATAGCATTCAGGATCGTGGGATCAACCAA GTCTACATAATAGGTGGAGATGGAACTCAGAAGGGAGCAGCAGTTATTTTCGAG GAAATCAGAAGACGAGGTCTCAAGGTTGCAGTTGCCGGAATCCCCAAAACCATAGATAACGATATTCCG GTAATTGACAAATCATTTGGGTTTGATTCTGCGGTTGAGGAAGCCGAACGTGCTATCACTGCAGCGCATGTTGAAGCTACAAGTATTGAGAATGGTATTGGACTCGTGAAGTTAATGGGGCGATATAGTG GTTTTATTGCTATGTATGCTACCCTTGCTAGTAGAGATGTGGACTGCTGCCTCATTCCAGAGTCGCCGTTCTATCTCGAAGGACCTGGAGGACTTTTCGAGTACATAGAGAAGCGACTTAAAGAGAATGGACACATGGTGATTGTTATAGCTGAAGGCGCAGGGCAGGAGTTGTTATCCGATAGTCTACGATCAACAAATCAACAAGATGCTTCTGGAAATAAGCTTCTGCAAGACGTTGGCCTGTGGATATCACAAAGGATTAAG GATCACTTTTCCAAGCAAAGAAAGATGACGATTAATCTCAAGTATATTG ATCCCACATATATGATTCGAGCTATTCCAAGTAATGCATCTGACAATGTATATTGTACACTTCTTGCCCAAAGTGCAGTTCATGGCGCGATGGCAGGATATACAGGTTTCACTGTAGGGCCTGTAAATGGCCGACACGCTTATATACCCTTCTAT AGAATTAATGAGAGTAGGAATAAGGTAGTGATCACAGATAGGATGTGGGCGAGGCTTCTCTCCTCCACCAACCAGCCCAGTTTCTTGAGTGCAAAAGACGTTGCTGAAGCTAGCAAGCGGGAGAAGACACCATATGTATTGCTCGACAATGGATTTGTTGACGGCAAATACATGAATGAAGATGTTGCCTGCTAG